The following DNA comes from Deltaproteobacteria bacterium.
TTCCTTAGCCTCCTCGGCCCGATATATCCCAACGACTGCCTAGTTTAAATTCCTGATTAGGGAATGTCAAATTAAATCACCGCTGTCCCTGTTCAGAAGGCAGAGGTTTTTACCTTAAAATTTATTCGAATCTCAACAGCTTAGTGATTATTTCGCCGGTACCCATTATTTATCTTGACCTAGCGGCGTAGGGCATTTATAAAACAATTATGAGCCGACTGTTAATCGTGAATGAGGTGACCCAGGTCGGCAGCCCAAGGAGAAAGATAATTGAAGATCTGCAAAACTTGCCGTTACTGGTCTTGGAAGTTCAAGGGTTTCTGTTACCGGCAAAACCGAGGGGTAGGTCAATTTTGGAGTTGTGAAGCGTGGGTTGAAGATCCGCCTTTGAGTGAATCCAGCCAGGATGACAAGCATCATGACTACTTAATGCCGGGGATAACAGCGCAAAGCAAGGTTGCCAAGCACGGCTGAGGAGAAATTATGCAGGAGGTAGTATTTTCTGCCATAACCCAAGGCGTTTGTGTACTCACTAGCCGAGACGGGAACAAAGTCAATGGCATGACCGCGGCCTGGGTGGCCCAAGTGTCCTTCAAACCTTTATTGATTATGGTATCCGTGGCGTTTACCCGCTATTCCCATGAGTTGATCAAGAAAAGCGGCATCTTTGCGCTCAATGTCTTGACTACCGAACAGGTGGACCTGGGTAAACGCTTCGGTTATAAGAGTGGACGCCGGGTGGACAAGTTCGCCGGCCTGTCTTATGATACCGCCGTTACCGGGGCGCCCATTCTTCCCGAAGCTTATGCCTACCTGGATCTGAAACTGGTCCATACCTATCCGGCCGGTGACCATGATCTGTTCATCGGCGAGGTAGTGGATGCCAAGATACTTCACCCTGAGGCTAAGCCGTTGATTTTTAAAGCAAGTACATTCTTTTAAAATATTCCTCGACATTTTATAAATTATTTGTTAAGGGTAGGCAAATAAGTCGAAGATCTATTTTGAAAGTCGCTATAGCAAGTCACCTGGGAAAGGTGATAGCTAGCGGGAGGGGAGACTGCTAGCAAATGTCTGATTTAAGGGATGTGGGTATAATCTGCATAAACGGCAAAATCCGAGGTGTATGTCAGAACTGCTTGTGGCTGGAGTGGGATCACGCTCTAAATAAATGCGTTAACCAGGGAACCAGCGTCTGCCACCTGGAGGCAGAGCGGAAGGCAAATTTCCCTTCTCCAAAAGAGATGAAGTTAGCCGGTGTCTAGGAAAAGTCAATCCGGCGCTAGTCAGGACCAGCGGACCCGGCCCGCAGGCGCTGGCTAAGCAGATGAGCTTCTCGCAAAGGCAACGGCAGGCGATATTTATCCAGGCATTTTAGCACTACCTGTAGGGTTTCCTCAAGGGTAATCAGATTTCCAGGAGATAGGTAAAGAGGTTTGCAGGACCGCCGGGACCGCAGGACCAAGCCGATTACCTGACCCTCCCATTCCAGGGGGCTGATGCTCCCCTTCTCCATTCCCGGTTCATTGGCCTTGCCGATCAACCGGCTTTTGGCACAGCCAATGGTGGGCCTCCGTAACAGAACCCCCAGGTGGCTGGCCAATCCCAAGCCCCGCGGGTGGGCAACCCCCTGGCCATCGACCAGGATTACATCTGGGCGCTGACGGACCTTCTTAAGGGCCGAAATCAGGATGGGTATTTCCCGGAAGGAGAGGAGACCAGGTATATAAGGAAACTGTTGTTCTCCGGTAGCACCCACCGCTTCGACTATCTCTAAATCCGGCAGCGTCATTACCACTACTGCCCCATACAGGGCCGGACCTACTTTGTCGTAGGCCACATCCACACCAGCTACCAGCCGCGGCGGGGTGGCGAGGGGGATCAGTCTGACCTTATCCTGGCAAGCTTTTTGACAGGCCACCGCTTCTTGATAGTTGCTCGGCCAGTTAGAGGATAACATCGGCGAACTAGTTACCCCTGGACCAGTTCGGCGCTATAAATGAAGGCACCGTCCCGGCGCTGTAAGCTGCCGTCCTTATTTTCCAAGATCCAGCCACTCTGTTTTTTGCCACCAAAGGGCAGGCGTAAGGGCGTAAAGGTAAAGTTGGGGTTTTCATAAACCATTCCAAAGGTCTGCTCCAGCTGTTCCCGGGCTTCAGCAGTGGGTGTCCCAAAAATCGACACCGCAAAAGGATATTCGGTCTGTTGCACCCGCTCTATTGCCTCGGCATCATCCTTAACCCTGATAAGCGCCAGGAAAGGGCCAAACATCACCAGATCCGGCACCTCCTTAACTTCCACCAACAAGGGCCAGATCCACTTCCCCTCCAGGCGCGGCGGCACCAGATAGCGGGGGCGGGGAATAGCCTCCAAGCTCTCAGACAGCAAGCGGCGGGTCCGTTCCACTATGATGGGGCCGATCCAGACGTCGGGATCATGTACCTCCCCCACCTTGATTTCGGCCAACTGGGTCAACACCGCGGATTTAACCTGCTCATAGATTTCTGAATGGATATAAGCCTTTTTTATCGTGGTACAATACTGGCCGCCGTTGATAAAGGCCCGCCGGACTAGATAACGGGCTGCGGCCGTGATCGAGGTATCGGCTAATAGCACCGCTGCGGGCATGCCGCCGGGTCCGGCGAAAAAGAGCTTGTCAAAATTAGCCGCGGCCTGTTCGTAGATGGTTCCCACTTCGCTGCCCCCGGAGATAAAAAAGACTCTCACCTGCGGATCAGCAATGCATTGGCGGCCAAACTGGGGATTGGCCTGGCCCACTACTGGCTCAAAGATCGGAAAAGGTCGCACCACCTCGGCGATAACCCGGGCAGTCCGGGGAGTCTGGGAGGAAAAGCTGAATCGGAACCGATTGCCGCCCAGGACCGCGGCCCCGCCGACCCGGGCCAACATTACTACCGGGGCATCATAAGGAAAAATTGCCGCCACGGTCCCATAGGGAGCTTTACCAGCCACATGCGGGACCTCTACCGCCATGCTGCCCAGGTGGTCAATGCCTATATCCAATTCGATATGGCCGATCTGATATGGTGCGCCAATATCCTCCGCCTCCGCGGCCACCAGGTCATCCCGCCAGCGTTCCAATCTCTCCGCCACCTGGGCCAAGATTTCTAATCTCTCCTGAATTTCCATGTTAGACATATTACTCCGAGCATTTAAAGGGTTGATCTGAGGGGAGGGCCGGGGGACCGCCGGCCCACCGCCCTTCCCTCAAGTTCCCTTCCCAACCTCCTCTCCCAAGAGCTGTTTTTTCTAATCCCGATTCATTTATTTTATGATCCGAGTAATAAATATTAAGTCAAGTATATTATAACTCAGAATGTCTGGCTTGCCTTGCAAAAGGGAAATTTTGGCTCTCCGTGGTTGGGCTAACCGGTCTATCTTGACGTCCCGGGGTAGGGGGGATAAAGTTTAATTATTAATTAAACTGAAGAAGGATTCGTGGCTCCCGAGGTCAATCAACTAAATTGGCTCAGATGGTCGTACCTGCCCCTGTTATTGTCCGGTGTAATGGCCTTTTGGGTGGGGACGCTGCTGGCCCCGGTCAATGGCTATCCTTTGCGGTTGGCGGTGGCCGGCTGGGCCAGCTTGGGGTTGGCCTCCCTGATCATGGCGGCTTTATGGGGCGGACAGTTCTACGAGCCGGAATCCCTAAAACCGCCGATGGCCATCTCGGTAACTCGCTTGCCGGCCGATGTCCCCTGGTGGTTGACCGGGCTGGTCTCTAAATCCACCATCAAACAAATGTCCTGCGCAGCGGTTGGGGTGGCCGCGGCAATCGGCGGCCTGTTGCAATTTTATTTTCATACCGCCCGATTGACCATGCCTCTGGTGATTCTCGTCCTCCTGGGAGGCTATTTTGTGGTCGCCATTCCCCGGACTTGGCTCACTCGGGCGGCAGGCGGGCTGGTAGCCGGATTTGCTCTGGGCCTGTTGCCCTTATTAGCCGGTTTTTATATCCAGAGCGGCCATTGGGCCAGTGAACTGTTTCTATATGGTCTACCCTTAAGTTTTTCCGGTTTCTGTGTTTACCTGACCCAGGGATTTCGGAATTATGCCTCTGACCTGGAGACCGGCCGGCTGACTCTGGTGACCCGTTTAGGCCTGATCAGCGGCGCTTTGGTTTATACCCTGGCCAATATTCTGACTATCATCGGGCTGGTCCTGTGTATCTTGTTGCCGGCAGTTAGATTGCCTTATCATCAGGGGTTATGGCTCATCATTCTTGTTGCGGTGGTCAATCAGGAAATGATCAAACGCCGACAGTATCGGCAGCCACAGGGGCAGACCACTCTCTGGGGGTTGACCTGGCTGGTCAATCTAGGCATGGGAGGGTGGTTCCTGGTCATGGTCGCGGCCCGGCTGTAATGGGCTTATCGGCTTGCCAGACATGGATGATAGGCATCCCTGATACACCCTCAAAATGGTTGCATCCTCGAATCATTAATGCCATAATGGTAACATGCAGTGTTATCACCAGCGTAAGCCTGGAGACCCTAGCTGGTGG
Coding sequences within:
- a CDS encoding flavin reductase; the encoded protein is MQEVVFSAITQGVCVLTSRDGNKVNGMTAAWVAQVSFKPLLIMVSVAFTRYSHELIKKSGIFALNVLTTEQVDLGKRFGYKSGRRVDKFAGLSYDTAVTGAPILPEAYAYLDLKLVHTYPAGDHDLFIGEVVDAKILHPEAKPLIFKASTFF
- a CDS encoding endonuclease V; this encodes MLSSNWPSNYQEAVACQKACQDKVRLIPLATPPRLVAGVDVAYDKVGPALYGAVVVMTLPDLEIVEAVGATGEQQFPYIPGLLSFREIPILISALKKVRQRPDVILVDGQGVAHPRGLGLASHLGVLLRRPTIGCAKSRLIGKANEPGMEKGSISPLEWEGQVIGLVLRSRRSCKPLYLSPGNLITLEETLQVVLKCLDKYRLPLPLREAHLLSQRLRAGSAGPD
- a CDS encoding aldehyde dehydrogenase family protein — its product is MSNMEIQERLEILAQVAERLERWRDDLVAAEAEDIGAPYQIGHIELDIGIDHLGSMAVEVPHVAGKAPYGTVAAIFPYDAPVVMLARVGGAAVLGGNRFRFSFSSQTPRTARVIAEVVRPFPIFEPVVGQANPQFGRQCIADPQVRVFFISGGSEVGTIYEQAAANFDKLFFAGPGGMPAAVLLADTSITAAARYLVRRAFINGGQYCTTIKKAYIHSEIYEQVKSAVLTQLAEIKVGEVHDPDVWIGPIIVERTRRLLSESLEAIPRPRYLVPPRLEGKWIWPLLVEVKEVPDLVMFGPFLALIRVKDDAEAIERVQQTEYPFAVSIFGTPTAEAREQLEQTFGMVYENPNFTFTPLRLPFGGKKQSGWILENKDGSLQRRDGAFIYSAELVQG